A region from the Gossypium hirsutum isolate 1008001.06 chromosome A08, Gossypium_hirsutum_v2.1, whole genome shotgun sequence genome encodes:
- the LOC107948282 gene encoding protein ABSCISIC ACID-INSENSITIVE 5-like isoform X1 produces MQVLAADAPSGSGELLIMNDLPVYKRGRNKIQEAIEEAEQKKRKNKIKNRISAAKSRARSQEHTRFLEEKVEQLRNENALLKKLLSLEAAAAERLPEKRQRLKLKS; encoded by the exons ATGCAGGTTTTGGCTGCAGATGCACCATCAGGAAGTGGAGAGTTGCTCATAATGAATGATTTACCTGTTTACAAGAGAGGGAGGAACAAAATACAAGAAGCCATTGAAGAGGCTGAGCAAAAGAAGAGGAAGAATAAGATCAAAAACAGAATTTCAGCTGCAAAATCTCGAGCCAGGTCTCAG GAGCATACAAGATTTCTGGAAGAAAAAGTGGAGCAATTGAGAAATGAGAATGCACTTTTAAAGAAATTACTTTCCCTG GAAGCTGCAGCAGCTGAGAGACTCCCAGAG AAAAGGCAAAGATTGAAGCTCAAATCTTAG
- the LOC107948282 gene encoding protein ABSCISIC ACID-INSENSITIVE 5-like isoform X2 has translation MQVLAADAPSGSGELLIMNDLPVYKRGRNKIQEAIEEAEQKKRKNKIKNRISAAKSRARSQEHTRFLEEKVEQLRNENALLKKLLSLVRDLMFLLGSCSS, from the exons ATGCAGGTTTTGGCTGCAGATGCACCATCAGGAAGTGGAGAGTTGCTCATAATGAATGATTTACCTGTTTACAAGAGAGGGAGGAACAAAATACAAGAAGCCATTGAAGAGGCTGAGCAAAAGAAGAGGAAGAATAAGATCAAAAACAGAATTTCAGCTGCAAAATCTCGAGCCAGGTCTCAG GAGCATACAAGATTTCTGGAAGAAAAAGTGGAGCAATTGAGAAATGAGAATGCACTTTTAAAGAAATTACTTTCCCTGGTGAGAGACCTCATGTTTCTTCTTG GAAGCTGCAGCAGCTGA